Below is a genomic region from Syngnathoides biaculeatus isolate LvHL_M chromosome 5, ASM1980259v1, whole genome shotgun sequence.
aaatttgAGCATGGTGATGTCAGAAAGTGGATTCAATAGGAGAGGCGATTGTAGGGTGACTTCAGCATTCTACCAGCAATAAACCAACGAGTGGAAAATGCCCGCCTGTTACTGTGGTGTAAGCTGCTATGTCAGTGCTTCCAAATATAGGCAAGCTTGCTGCATTTGTGCAGTGTCAAAATGTCTTTAGGCTCTGCTTAAGAGTGTAGATGAGAGTGTTGGCCTGTTGGAGCTGCTTAcacatgttctcattttgtatttctgtttGACTGTCCTTGTCAATTAAAGTCTGAGAGCGCATTGGCGACTGACTCACTTCAGTTAAAATGTTAACTAaactttgcttgtttttgtaaataaccTGAAAAAGTTGAAAGTCAAGGCATTCCTAACGCAAGGTTCCACTGCATTGTACAGAGGATATGACTGatattaaagggctactgtcatgaaagggatcatttttagtatgttattaatggaaaaaacgtcagccaatatgggcccatgcgttttttcaccacaaaacatgattttgagtatacagctttttgtaactcccgccatgagtgacataaaggacagcggcgccctcaagtggactcatttatttccattagttttacctccgggaaggtagcttgttgttccttcgtgttagtcaaaatgccaactcattgcattgctggactttgcttgaacactcgggaggatggatttagccttcataagtttgcaagaaacctggttcgttgtgaaaaatggattgtgcgggtgcagaggacgagagcttcttgggttccaaataacaggtaggtgtgtatacagctactaataaaaaaaaaatagtttggggcagaccacgtaatcggtttctctcataacgtagcataagatccgcatatgaaatatgtcaaaaatgtgTGCGTTGGACAGCGTCGGGCTGCTGGGTGGACAgtggcgaatctgaagaacccagccgataatgcctcactcagccgcgtgcgcgcagtaatgcagcccggctcggctccattatatgccaccacggcgctgaaactcagccacaccggctgcaTGAGTTTGGtcatgattgcatatcatctgaatatggctcaaaacaatcgtgtaatattgccccgagggctcaaaacaatcgtgtaatattgccccagtaacttcactcggttgtgtggtgttctccttttcgaaaagagtttccgtgtcagaaggggcgcgtttgtctcccacagtTAGGGTGCATcaagtgttttcattggcgaatgtccgggtgacgtcacagacagaggATGTAGCCAAtatagcgaccacttggatattgtagaatgacacttctgcaactttgcgcatggatgtcGTGCTCTcctctcacatttattttttcgtatacacattgaagtgaataatgttatatgtatttttcattacaatatctattttagaatgtttatagggatgacacttgggctttgaaGACTCTTTCAACATAGTAACCATCCTCCTCCCCATTGTTTCTATTCCAGAGCCAGGCCCAATTAACAATGGGCCCTAAGCACCTGTGTGTCCTGCTCCCGGTGACAATGTTGGTCTTGGCGGCCATCGCCACTGAGCTGACTGCGACGGTTGACGACGAATACACTTGGCCTCAGTGGAATTTGCCTCTGGTAAGGAAAAGGCGCACTCTGCCTCTGAGCAGTCCCAACTTCTCAGCGCATCCTCAACCAGAGGTGAGCGGGATGTGCGGGATCGAGTGTCAGCGTGGCCTCCCATCGCCCCCCTTGGATGACCTGGAACAGCTCCTGTCCTATGAGACGGTTTACGAGAATGGAACGCGCACATATACCTCAGTCTCTGTTGAAGGTCTCAACGAGGTGGCGGATCTGTCCAGAAACCACTCCTCTAGGTCCCGTTACAAAAGAGAGGTATTTGGCATGGACACGCGCTTCACTATTTCTGATAAGCAGTTCTCCACTAAGTATCCCTTCTCCACTACTGTCAAAATTTCCACGGGATGTTCTGGAGTTCTGGTGTCACCCAAACATGTGTTGACCGCTGCCCACTGCATCCATGACGGAGAGGATTATTTGGATGGTGTTCAGAAGCTTCGTGTTGGTATTCTGAAGGAGAAGTCTAGAAAAGGAAAAGGAGGCAAAGGGAGAGGAGGACGAGGGAAAGGCAAAAAGAGAAAAGGGGATGGCGCTAAAGAGGAAGTAAAGCAAGTGGAAGAGAAGGAGGGGAGCCgtaaaggaaaggaaggaaagggcAGAAAGAGCCGAAGCCGCCGCAGCGCAGAGTCTGAGAAACCTTCATTTCGGTGGACCAGGGTCAAGAAAACCCAAGTGCCAAAGGGTTGGTTCAAAGGTGTGTCTGATAGACTGACTGCAGATTATGACTACGCAGTTCTGGAGCTGAAGCGAGCCCCAAAAGTGAAGCACATGGATCTGGGTGTTATCCCCTCAGTCAAGAAGCTTCCTGCAGGAAGAATCCACTTCTCTGGTTTTGATGATGACCGGCCAGGGAACCTGGTGTACAGGTTCTGCTCTGTGTCTGACGAGTCCAATGATTTGTTGTACCAGTACTGCGATGCCAAATCCGGCTCCAGTGGTTCTGGGGTATATGTCCGTCTCAAAGAGCCTGGCAAGAAGAAGTGGAAGAGAAAGATCATTGGGGTGTTCTCTGGTCACCAGTGGGTGGATGTTAATGGAAATGGGCTGCAGCAGGATTACAATGTTGCAGTGAGGATAACGCCTCTCAAGTATGCCCAAATCTGCTACTGGGTCCACGGGGACTCAAGTGAGTGCCAGGTGTCCTAAGACAACGACGGAGTCCCTAAGTTCTACTTTGAAACCAAATGGCCCCCAGTCTCCTCGACCCTTGGTGCAGTCTTGCATCCTGCCTGTGCTTCTTGCCACACTCAatctacaaacacacacacagcccacAGCCATACAGACTCGGTGTTGACAACAACAGGAACTCGATGACACGTATAGAGAACTGTGGCTTTTCTaatttatttgcaaaaataacAACAGAAAAACAAGCATTTGAATTGTTTATAGAGCATTACAATCTGGAGTTTTGTTTCGAGTTGTGTTACTTTGTCGGCTACATTTCTAAAAATTGCCTCAACTTTTCTAATTATGTCTTTTTCTAACAAACGGTTCGAGAGAGACTTGCCATCTTGCAAAGCTCTCGCTGTTGAGATTGTGATTGGCTTTGACAAGACCCAGGACATAAATTCATGTCAACCatattgcaaaaacaaatttaGGTAcacaaataatgaataaatcaaTGATGAacattgaataagttggtgttTTGCAGTGTGTAAGTCTAAAAGTTGTTCTATGTCTATCAGGTTCTGTGCCAGTCGAACTGGTTCTCGTGGATGCTTCCCTTAAATTGTCCCaccatcttttctttggtcttcaaaagcagtgaaatgttttcattggtgtGCACATAAAACTATTAATGCTTACCCAGCATACATGGTGCTAATTTATCAAACTATAAGCTTTTTATTTCCCCCCCTCCCAGGGAAAGGGGAACTTACTACTGTAACTATGAATTTGAGGCTGTTGTGCTAAGATTGGCTCAAACCTTTCAATAACTTAATtgataatttatttaatttctcttGCGCAAATGGGTTTCATTTGACCACAGATATCAGATTGTTTTATATCCACAAATTGTAATATGAAatgcagccatttttttcatgttgctgatgtttcaaaaaacatttggtcAAAACCAATAAATACTAAATTCCTGATATTAATTATGTAGATTGATGTACTATTAATCCATTCAGGAttaatgtgtatatgtgtgtttgtgttcatgaCTAACTCAAAATCTTATTGTGTACGGTTATTGTAAACGCAAGTTTGCAATTACAATTTCACATAGACATACATCCAGCAGTCAGTATGGCAGTTTCTAGATTTCATTTACAAGGTGTTACAGAAAGATTCCTGGATTGGTGTCGCGGAATATGTATTTCAGACCCAACCTACATATTTGCCCTTTCAATGTGAACTACACAATCAACCGTTACATCCGTGAAGAGATTCTGCAGCATTTGCCTGTTCTGTATGTGAGAAAAAGTGAGCATTGTGGCAGGACAGCTCAGGACTGCTTCCACCTTTAACAACGCGCCTGCCCTGAGCATCCAACCCTTCCTGACTGGGGAAGAGCATCACTTTGCTGGAGGAAGCTCTCACCCAAAGGGGCTCCACGTgctttcattcattctttcttaCGCTCAAGTGCGTCATCAAGGGGAAGCATTTTGAAGATGTGGATAATATCCAGATGGTCCCTGACAAAGGAACTAAGTTGGATCTTTTCAGGAGTGCATGGAGCCGTGGCGAAGGAGGCCATGAAAGTGTGTTAGACACCATAAGGATTAATTTGAACGGGAAAACCTGAAAGATtggttttgaaatatttattttgtgacaCCAGTCCCAAAACATTTCTCTCAAATTTTACAGGGTACCAATATCTTCTAATTATATGACTAGTAATGCATTTATCACAAAGCTAtgtaacaatatttaaatatatttgcagCAATTTGTAATAAGAATTATCAACAAGAAGCACAGAAGTAACCACCCATTTATTTTCTAATGTATTTGTCATCATAAGAGTTATGGCGAGCTGacgcctgtcccagctgactttgggcaaaatgtggggtacaccctggattggttgccaggccattgcagggcacaggaCCAAAGAATAATTAGCGTTATGAATAGTGCATGATTGTAACCACAGAGGACACATGATCACTTTAAAGAAACAGTGTCGATCATGCATTAGTATTGATCGTGTAATTACATTTCGATTGCATGGCATTCTCTAAAGTACTGTATTGTAACATTTCTAGATTCCCCAGTAAAACTTCATACTCTAGAAAATCAGCCTCCTTAAGCAGCTctgtttataaaaaaagaaaaaaaagaaaaaacgcaCCCAAGATCCACGAGTAATTATGTTAATAAGACACACGAAGTGGAAAAAGAGCATTTCAATTCGTCTTTTAGTTTATTGCATCTCAAAGGGCTTACATGCACTGTGAAGGGACATCATAcactaaataaattaaacaaaaataaaaatcttgtaACTCAGTGCATGAAAATGTTCAATCTGCATCAGATCTCTTTTGTACAACCTTATGGTTTAAACAGAAAACTCAAATGGCAGGGGATGTATCATTGTATTTCTAATGCAAAAAGCATGTAGTCCAAATCCCCattaacacacaaacacacacaaacaagtgtAAAATGAAGGCTAACATTGTGAGTCAAAACTACTGTGGGATTCTGCAGTGCACACAGAAACACTAAGAGGTCTTACAATGGAACTACAAATCcttgatgacaaaaaataaataaataaataaataaataaaaaataaataaaaaaagaatttcaagCAAATTGCTATCGACTCTTCAAAATACTTGTTAATATCCAGAGATTTGGTCTCAGGGCTATAAAATACAAAGGCAGATCATTAGTTGAAGAGAAAATTGCTCTATTATACAAGATTGCCCAGAGTTTGCATCTTTGGAAACCATCTCTACtttaactagaaaaaaaaatctcctatTGAATTTGTTAATCcccacaaatactttttttcaatgcatACAATAAAAGGGGGAACTGTTTCATTGAGGAGCAATTTAAATGTGTTGCCATGGTAAATaactaaatatttttcactGGAAATTGTATTTAGAACTAAGGTTTGGCCTTCCATTGCAAAAGAGGTAAACATCAACTATAGCCTTGGGAGGGACATCATTCAGAATTAGATGAGATAACTGACACAAAAAGAGCAACatagaaaaaaaagccacaaaaaaagcCTCAATGTTTGTATGTTCCAATTTCTCAAAAGCCCATacattaataatatacaataaaatgatcacgttttttttctttcaaataatgACAGAATTATGCCCACGACTCCTTACAGTTTCATTTCACGTTGATATTTCTCTTCAACAGACATACAGGACATAATAATCAAAATTCACCAGAGGAGTCTATGTACAACATTTGAAACCGCTCTGTAAACAAGACACAACAtagttctaaaaaaaatacagttaattTACTCAGCACTCTTGTCCAATTGGACCAAAACAAAGAAGGTCTCATCCCTCTGTGTCAAGGGGCCGGGGAACAAGACTGGGCGGAGCTTAGGAGGACACCAACGTACAATCCGTCATTCAACACAAGAAATAAATCTAATCACATATGCCTTCACTTTCACTCaagaatatttttgggggagatTTTGCCTGGGACGAAAAAGGTTAGAACATCTACATGAGCACACACTTGTACTTCTTTTCTCATATATATTCAGATACTGTTTATAATCCGCTATGGTTCACTTTCACAGTTTGTGCTACAACATCACACAAGAgaaggaaacaggaagtggatgGAGGAGAGAGGCTCTTATCACGTCAAGTAACAGACAGCGAGAATTGACAGGGCATTTGGCATCCTGAAATCTTGAGAGACGCCGGAAAAACAACGAGAGCATCCGACTCTGTCGAGGAAAAGATTGAGATCAACAAGGAAGGACATATCTGATctcattattttattcaattaaaacTTGGACTGCAATGTACGAGGTGCAATCCAAAAGTAATGACCGCTATTTGATTTAACCtactaattgatttttttttcccagaaacgTTCCCAGTGTGTTGTTTAACTActtgtttgaaaatgtattaagaAGAGAAGCGAGAAAACAGTTGTTTAGGCCTGTTGTCTTAATGTGAGCTTTTTTGGAAATGTCATACCCCTCAGAAGCAGAGAGTTGTGACTAAAGATTTTACCTTGAAAGGGCAACCGACAcaagacattttcaaaaggttgcaAAATATGTATGACAAAGCTGCAGTAGACTACagccaatgacgtagaataaaaacgaGACTGCACACTCTGCATCCATtattggttccgccatggtcaacaggctctgacttctggtcagggcaaaaagtatggtaaacatacaccCATTGTTATGGGAAACAATGCAATAAATATACAACAATTAATTATGAAAGTTCAGCTCAAACACACTCACAGGTGAAAaattacttctttgcgaccgcctgcacggttttgacagctaacagcacaacaaaaaaagttaatgtatTCCAGTCAAATTTGATGTTATcgtgtttcacaatgtacaattgtaacaatgtcaaaggatgtcaactttcacgtgaaatagtacccaaagcaatgttttgcccttaCCGGGAATTGACCACGTGAAACGGGCCTGTgcacagtccagtttttattctacgtcattgactACAGCACtgtcaaaaagaaaagtcacaagATGCTTCATTCAGCCAATTCATCACCTTTCTGACACTCCAAAAGCTCTAAACAAGCTTCCTTGTCCCCATCTGTGAGTCGTCTGGGAAGGCACCTGGCATAAACATTTGCAAAGCCGAGCTACCACTTTTACACAATTTATGCAGCACTCCCAGAAATTTCGCAGTCATCAATGGTGAATCTATGAGGTTCTGTAATCACTTCCTTGATCCTAGCAATATTACCAAGATTAACCGCTGAGCTTGTTCTCTCCCTCCTTTGCTCATCTTGGTTTGTGGGCAATTAAATcagcttcttttttgtttttttacctttgaTCCTGGACACCCACTTTTGACTACACTGCAGGCTAATGCAGCTTCTATATACACATTTTGCAAACACCTGAAAATCTTTAGTGGTGGTTCCCcttctaatggaaaaaaaaattcaccactCGCTACCTTTAATGGGCATCCAACatcatttccaaaatggctgaaaggaagaggacagaaaaaaaaacctttaaatcaagtatttaaactacaaacTGGGGACTTTTCAGGAAAGAATGTACTTATTGGTAGGATAGCTGATTagcaatttattattataaatgcATATGCAGTACTTTTGTAAATCTTTCAAGAGATGTTATAACTGGACCAAATTGTGCATGACTTGTTTAGAGTCTGACCATTTAACAGCTGCCAATTCTTGTTATACAGTACCACAAGTCGTGGAAGTCTAAGCAATAAAACCCCTAGATATTCTTTTCTTCTGCTTGAAAATGTCAATGTCTTAATATGTCATCACAAAATGACGACTGCAACATACCCTGGCTTCATTTGCGTTATAAGAAGTCCTTAAGGTCAAGTTCTGCCAGGGGATCCTTTGGCTTTTTGGGACTCTGACTTGCAGGTCCAGGAGAAAGCTGTGAAAACCCCCCATAAAAGaacacatacaatatatattagatagatagatagatagatagatagatagatagatagatagatagatagatagatagatagatagatagatagatagatagatagatagatagatagatagatagatagatagatagatagatagatagatagataaaatgtTTGCATATTACAATGACAGTacagattatttttatttccattcttTTCTATGGGAGCAActgttttgaaaaaacaaacattcaagtTTTAAGCGTTGTATGAGTTTTTACCGGCGCTCCAGGTGCTGTCGCAGCACCTACAGGTGCATGTCCGACTACTCCGGCAAAGGGTGGTCTCATTATGGGCTGACCCATCATAGGCTGGCCCATCATGGGCTGCATCATGGAAGCTCCTGGCCCCCCTGCAGCCGCCTGAACACAGTTCGTGTGCCAGGCAGATTTAAGCAAGGTATTTGAGGAATAAATTTTTTTGATAGCTCAAAACCTTCCGCTAAAGCAAGGTAAGGtctaaggcaaaaaaaatgcaaaatatatattctatTATTCTCGGTGAGTAAATCATTAAGAAATGTCCAAAGTTAATAAATAGGTATCGTAAGTAATGGacattaaacatttattttaattttaattaagtACAGAAGGTGAATCAGTACTCCTACTTTTAGAAAAGTATTCTCCTTAAGAACAGTGTATGAGTACTTTGTCAACCTCTAGAAACGACTCACCATTCCAAAGCCAGGCTGTGCACTCATTGGTGGGACCATCGTTCCAGTAGAGGACGCTGATCCTGGTCCTCCAGGAGCTACACCTGCCTGAATGCAGTTCACCACATGACTGAATggtattttgtcaaaaagacaCGTGTACTGAGCCCAGATTACAGCAAATGTTCTCACCATGGGGACACCTGATGTGGTCCAGCTTGTGGGGGCCACATGAGGCGTCCAGTTGGCTCCTCCAGTCAACTTCTTTTCACTCTGTGGGTCCCTACAAGGATTATTATTCAATAAGTCATGGAATTATTTAGATGGTCCACCTCCGAACACAGAGAACATAGGTAACATTCAACAtaactttgaaaacatttgtagCATCAATTGAGTGGAAatcattcaaacaaacaaacggaacAAAAGACAGCCAAGCAACATGAACAGTATCTAATGAGTTTTAGAA
It encodes:
- the prss35 gene encoding inactive serine protease 35 isoform X1; protein product: MGILYCLQSQAQLTMGPKHLCVLLPVTMLVLAAIATELTATVDDEYTWPQWNLPLVRKRRTLPLSSPNFSAHPQPEVSGMCGIECQRGLPSPPLDDLEQLLSYETVYENGTRTYTSVSVEGLNEVADLSRNHSSRSRYKREVFGMDTRFTISDKQFSTKYPFSTTVKISTGCSGVLVSPKHVLTAAHCIHDGEDYLDGVQKLRVGILKEKSRKGKGGKGRGGRGKGKKRKGDGAKEEVKQVEEKEGSRKGKEGKGRKSRSRRSAESEKPSFRWTRVKKTQVPKGWFKGVSDRLTADYDYAVLELKRAPKVKHMDLGVIPSVKKLPAGRIHFSGFDDDRPGNLVYRFCSVSDESNDLLYQYCDAKSGSSGSGVYVRLKEPGKKKWKRKIIGVFSGHQWVDVNGNGLQQDYNVAVRITPLKYAQICYWVHGDSSECQVS
- the prss35 gene encoding inactive serine protease 35 isoform X2, with product MGPKHLCVLLPVTMLVLAAIATELTATVDDEYTWPQWNLPLVRKRRTLPLSSPNFSAHPQPEVSGMCGIECQRGLPSPPLDDLEQLLSYETVYENGTRTYTSVSVEGLNEVADLSRNHSSRSRYKREVFGMDTRFTISDKQFSTKYPFSTTVKISTGCSGVLVSPKHVLTAAHCIHDGEDYLDGVQKLRVGILKEKSRKGKGGKGRGGRGKGKKRKGDGAKEEVKQVEEKEGSRKGKEGKGRKSRSRRSAESEKPSFRWTRVKKTQVPKGWFKGVSDRLTADYDYAVLELKRAPKVKHMDLGVIPSVKKLPAGRIHFSGFDDDRPGNLVYRFCSVSDESNDLLYQYCDAKSGSSGSGVYVRLKEPGKKKWKRKIIGVFSGHQWVDVNGNGLQQDYNVAVRITPLKYAQICYWVHGDSSECQVS